Part of the Cystobacter ferrugineus genome, GGATGATGCGGCGCTCGAGCGCGCGGTACTCCTCCGCGTCGAAGGGCAGCACCCGCCCGTGGAGCCTCCGCCAGTTCTCCACCCGCCAATCGAGCTCCGCCTCCAGGTCGCGCGGCTCGAACATGTGGCTCCAGAACTCGAGCAGTCCCTCGTCGATGGGGACGGGCGCCGTGCCGTCCTCGAGCGGGGGCGTACCGCCGAGGGCGGGGATGCCGAAGAGGGTCGCGCTGCGCAGCCGCTGGGGATGATCGAGCAGCAGTAGTTGCACGAGCAGGCCTCCCAGTGACATGCCCACGACGTGCGCGCGGGAGATGCCGAGCGCATCGAGCACGGCCACGGCGTCCTCGGCCAGCCGGGTCACGGGATAGGGCTTCGTGTCGAAGGCCCAGGTGGAGGCTCCGGTGTCCCGGTGGTCATAGCGGATGACCCGGTGCCGCCTGGACAGCAGCGCCATGAGCTCGTCCGGCCAGGCCAGTCCCGAGGCATTGGCCCCCATGACGAGCAGGATGGCGGGAGCCTCCTCCGGTCCCCAGTCCTCGACCCAGAGAGAGACACCGTCGGCGACTTCGACGAAGCGTTGCATGTAGTGGATTCTCCTGTTTCCGAGGCGAGGAACACCAAGGGCCCGCCCCCGTCTGGTGATGACGTGAAGCGGGCCCTCGGGCTGACGCGCTCCGCCCCGGGGGGCGGAGGCGGCTCAATCCCTCACAATGCTCACAGCTCCTCGAGGAACTCGTCGTTGTAGGTGTAGCGGCTGAGCCGCTTGACGAGCGCCTCCATGGCCTCCACGGGCTTCACCGCGAAGAGCATCTGGCGCATCTTCTTCACCTTCTCGTATTCCTTGTGGCCGAAGAGCTTCTCTTCCTTGCGCGTGCCCGACTGGCCGATGTTGACCGCCGGGAAGATGCGCTTCTCCGCCAGGAACCGGTCCAGGGTGACTTCGGAGTTACCCGTGCCCTTGAACTCCTCGAAGATGACCTCGTCCATGCGGCTGCCGGTGTCGATGAGCGCCGTGCCCACGATGGTGAGGCTGCCCGCTTCCTCGGTGGCGCGCGCCGCGCCGAAGATGCGCTTGGGGCGCTCCAGCGCGCGGCTGTCCACACCGCCCGACAGCGTCCGTCCCGAGTTGTCCACTTCCTTGTTGTAGGCGCGCGCCAGGCGGGTGATGGAGTCCAGGAGGATCATCACGTCCTTGCCTCCTTCCACCAGGCGCCGCGCCCGCTCCAGCGCCAGCTCGGCGATCTTCAGGTGATCGCCCGTGGGCCGGTCCGAGCTGGACGCCAGCACCTCGGCCTTGATGTTGCGGCGCATGTCCGTCACCTCCTCGGGGCGCTCGTCGATGAGCAGCACCATGAGGTGGATCTCCGGATGGTTGGCCACCACCGCCTGGGCAATGCGCTGCAGCATGATGGTCTTGCCCGTCTTGGGCGGTGCCACGATGAGCGCGCGCTGCCCCTTGCCGATGGGCGAGATGAGATCCAACACCCGCGTCACCATCTCCCGATGGCCGTTCTCCAGCTTGATGCGATCCACTGGATCCACGGACGTGAGGTCGGCGAAGTGCGGCAGGCGGCTCATCAGATCCAACGGGCGGCCATCCGCCTGCTCCACGCGCTGGACGATGCCCTTGGCGCCCTTCATCTGCGCGAAGGCATGCAGGTACTGCCCCGGGCGCAAGCGCAGCTTCTGCACCAGGTTCTTGGGAATCTCCGCGTCATCCGGAGAGGGCAACAGGTTGCGCTTGAGCTGGCGCAGGTAGGCGTTGGGCCCCTTGGCCTCGGTGTCGAGCACTCCTTCCACCGGAGCGAGCGACGGCTGGGCCGCCACCTGCGGAGGTCTCTGCTGGCGCTCCCCATGGTGCTGGGCGTGCGGGTGGGCCGCCTGCTGCCCGTGGTGCTGGGCCTGCTGTTGCTGCTGCTGCGCCAGGCGCTGCTGGTACTGCTGCAGCTCCTGCGGCGTGAGGAACACCTGCTGGGGCTGGCCGTCCGGACCGGCCACCATGCGGTAGGCCTGTCCTTCGGGGGTGAAGAGCACCTGGGCTCCCCGGCGGCGGCGGCGGCGGCGGCGGCGGCGGCCTCCCTGTCCGGGCGCGGCGCCCGCGGGCTGTCCAGGCGAGGCCGAGCCCTCGCCTTCATCTGGTCCCTCGTCGCCTTCGTCATCACCGTCATCCACGTCCGGCGCGTCGGCGCGGGCGGCCATGGGGGAGGGGAGCTCGGAGGGATCGCGGTTATCGGTTTCGCTCATGGTCTACTGGGGTGAGGCGCGTTCCTTGAGGGAAGAGTCCCCGACGGAAGCCCTCGAGGTGCAGCGGGCTGTGGGACAGGAGCCCACCGCGGGGTCCTCGGGGACGACCTCGCGCGTCTGGCGCGAACCACCCGATGACCGAACCGCTGGCTCCTGGAGCGTCCCGGCGGCCTGGGCCTACCGGGAAGCGCGAGGTGATACTATCAAAGGACACACCGGAAGCCGGGAGAATTTCGTCTTCTGGTGTCGTCCTGTCGACGTCAGCGCACGCTGAGCGTGTAGGGCTGGACCGCCTTGAGTCCTGGTTCCAGCATCCACGGGGACTCCAGGCCCGCCTCCCGCAGGAACGCCTGCACGGTGGGCGGGAGGAGGGGCTCGGGGGCGGGCCGCAGCACGGCGCCCACGCCGGGCTCGCCGCCCAGGGCGGAGAAGAAGCTCCCGGCGTCTCCTATGACCTTGAGTTCCACCTCCTCGTCGGCGGGCACCCCGGCCCGCTTGCGCGCCGCCTCCACCGCCTCCATCAGACCCCCGAGCTGGTCCACCAGGCCCCGCTCGCGCGCCGCCACGCCCGTCCACACCCGCCCCCGGGCGATGGCGTCCACCCGGGCCTTGTCCAGTTTGCGGGACAGCGACACCTGGGTGATGAAGTCGTCATAGGCCGAGTCCACCCAGGCCTGCATGGCCTTGCGCTCCGGCTCCGTCCAGGGCCTCCACAGGTTCACCAGGTCCGGCATGGGGGCGCGGCCGATGGTTTCCGCGTTCACCCCCAGCTTGTCGCCCAGCAGGCCGCGCAGCGCGGGCTTGAGGAAGAAGACGCCGATGCTGCCCGTCAGCGTGGTGGGCGAGGCCCACACCTCGTCGGCGCCCATGGCCGCGTAGTAGCCCCCCGAGGCCGCCACGTCGCCCATGGAGGCGATGACGGGCTTGTGCTTCTTGGCCTCGAGCACGGCGCGGTACATCAGGTCCGAGGCCAGCACCTCGCCGCCGCCCGAGTCCACGCGCACGACGATGGCCGCCACGGACGGATCGTGCTGGGCGCGCTCCAGGGCGAGCACCACCGTCTCCGCGCCCACGGACAGCTCGCCGCCCAGCGGTGACTGGCGGCTCTTGCCCCCGACGATGGTGCCGAGCACCGGCACCACCGCGATGCGGCGCCTCGGGCTCCAGCGTGGGTCCCGCTCGTCACGCGGCGAGTAGCGGGCGTCATAGCGGGCGCCGGGCACCAGCGCCTCCAGCCGGGTGTCGAACTCCTCGGGCGTCAGCACCCCATCCACCAGCCCCAGCTCCTTGGCCCGGTTCGCGGTGAGGATGCCCTCGCTCCACGCCTCCCGGAGGCGCTCGGGCGTCAGGCGGCGTGCCTTCGTCACCCGCTCCACGTCGTGGGCCGTCTGCGTGTCCAGGAAGGCCTCGAGCGTCTCGCGCTGCGCGGGGCTCAGGTCGCGGCGGGTGAGCTGCTCGGGCGCCGTCTTGTAGTCGCCCACCCGGGCCACGTCCCAGCTCACCCCCAGCTTCTCCATCGTCCCGCCCAGGTACGTCACCTGGGCCGACAGGCCGTTGACGAGCAGCGAGGAGGCGGACAGGGCATACACCTCGTCCGCGGCCGCGCCCACGAAGTAGGCCTTGTCATCCACCTGGTACAGCACCGCCATCACCCGCTTGCCCGCCGCGCGCAGCCGGAGGATGGCCTGGTGCAGCTCGTCCGCCTTGCCCCAGTCCACGCCGGGCAGGCCCGCCACCTTGAGCACCACGCCCCGCAGCCGCTCGTCCCGGGTGGCCCCGTCGAGCCAGCGCATCAGCTCCAGGTAGGGATCGCTCCCCAATCCGCCGAGCAGCGCGCCCAGCCCTCCGCGCGCCACCAGCCGATCATCCAGATCCAACAGCGCCACCGTGCCTCCGCCGAGCCGCGGCGCCGGGTACTTCTGCCCCGACAGGCGCACCGCCACCACGTGGTCCGCTCCGCCGCTCGTGGCGCCGCCGGCCGCGTAGGTGAGGCCCCAGTGCGCGCTGTCCAGGGTGGCCGAGAGCTGCAGGGCCAGCGGGCCGGCCGGGCCCAGGCCATGGGACACGCCCGCGCCCAGGCTCACGCCCGGAATCACCGTGGCGCGCGCCGTATAGGAGAGCTGTCCCGTGCTCCAGTTCCCCTCGGTGGCGGCGTAGTCCACGCCCAGCGTCACGCGCTCGCCCAGGGGCCGCACCCCCACGGCGAGGTTGTAGACGCGGGGCATCACGAAGTTGCCCTGCCGGGGCGCGTTCACGTCCCGCACCACCGCGCCCACGGACACGTGGCGCGAGGGGCGCAGCGTGAGGCCCAGATCGAAGCCGGACAGCCGGGAGAGCGTGGCGTCCGCCGAGGAGATGTCGTGGTAGCCCACCCCGAGCGACAACGCCCCCGCGCCGAGTGCCAGGCCGAAGGACGTCTTGCGGTAGTCGGGCAGCCCGCGGCCTCTCATCCACTCGAGGCTGAAGCCCGCCCCCAGGCCTCCCCCGAGCGACGTGCCCAGGAAGAGCCCATCCCCCACCTGATCACTCGCGAGGTTGCGCTCGTGCAGGTAGGTGAGCTGCCCGGGCCCGACCAGACGCAGGCTGGCGGGGTTGAGGGCGAGCGCCGTGGCTTCGTCCACCAGCGCGGCGGACGTGGGCGGCAGCGTCACCCCGCGGGGCGGCACGGCGGGCTGGAGGATGAGCCCCGTCTGGGCGAGCACGAGGCTGGGAAACAGCAGCGACAAGGCGGAAAGGGCTCGCATGGCCCGCGGACTCTAGGAGGCGCGGGAGCACACACAAGCGCCTTGGCTCACCAATCTTCGGTACCGTTCACTCCGTCCAGTGGATCTCCCCCCTTGGACTTCTTCTCCTGGGCGCGCCGCTTGCCGCCGCGATCCTCGCGGTTCCACTCGTCCATGCCGTGGGAGTTGTCCAGCGGGTCCGACGACTTCACCACCTTCTCCGCGCCCCCCTCGGAGTTGTTCATCAGGTGGTTGACGATGCGCGACAGCTCCGACTTGAGCTGGCCGAACTCATCGCCCTGCAGCACCACGCGCCGCACGCCGAGCCGCTTGCCGCTGCTCGTCTCGTACAGCCCCAGCACCAGCTCGGTGGAGCCGTTCTCCTTCATGTCGCGCAGCGTGCCCACCAGGGCCCGCTCCAGTCCGAGCGCCTTGCCGAGCGAGGACACCGCCGGGCTGGCGCCCTTGTCCGCGCGCATCACCTCCGTGGCCACCGTGTCCAGCCGGGCGTCGAAGGCCTTGTACTCCTCGGTGGGCTGCAGCTCGATGCTCGCCTCGACGTCGTCCGGGCTCACCTCCAGCAACTGCCCG contains:
- a CDS encoding alpha/beta fold hydrolase, which gives rise to MQRFVEVADGVSLWVEDWGPEEAPAILLVMGANASGLAWPDELMALLSRRHRVIRYDHRDTGASTWAFDTKPYPVTRLAEDAVAVLDALGISRAHVVGMSLGGLLVQLLLLDHPQRLRSATLFGIPALGGTPPLEDGTAPVPIDEGLLEFWSHMFEPRDLEAELDWRVENWRRLHGRVLPFDAEEYRALERRIIRHAGRHDNPGAHARAGTTGLERGTELAHVTVPTLVIATPEDPINPVSNARHLAGNLPHSTLVTLEGMGHALPRVLVPSLAQALLRHIEAVESGTGG
- the rho gene encoding transcription termination factor Rho; this encodes MSETDNRDPSELPSPMAARADAPDVDDGDDEGDEGPDEGEGSASPGQPAGAAPGQGGRRRRRRRRRRGAQVLFTPEGQAYRMVAGPDGQPQQVFLTPQELQQYQQRLAQQQQQQAQHHGQQAAHPHAQHHGERQQRPPQVAAQPSLAPVEGVLDTEAKGPNAYLRQLKRNLLPSPDDAEIPKNLVQKLRLRPGQYLHAFAQMKGAKGIVQRVEQADGRPLDLMSRLPHFADLTSVDPVDRIKLENGHREMVTRVLDLISPIGKGQRALIVAPPKTGKTIMLQRIAQAVVANHPEIHLMVLLIDERPEEVTDMRRNIKAEVLASSSDRPTGDHLKIAELALERARRLVEGGKDVMILLDSITRLARAYNKEVDNSGRTLSGGVDSRALERPKRIFGAARATEEAGSLTIVGTALIDTGSRMDEVIFEEFKGTGNSEVTLDRFLAEKRIFPAVNIGQSGTRKEEKLFGHKEYEKVKKMRQMLFAVKPVEAMEALVKRLSRYTYNDEFLEEL
- the sppA gene encoding signal peptide peptidase SppA, which translates into the protein MRALSALSLLFPSLVLAQTGLILQPAVPPRGVTLPPTSAALVDEATALALNPASLRLVGPGQLTYLHERNLASDQVGDGLFLGTSLGGGLGAGFSLEWMRGRGLPDYRKTSFGLALGAGALSLGVGYHDISSADATLSRLSGFDLGLTLRPSRHVSVGAVVRDVNAPRQGNFVMPRVYNLAVGVRPLGERVTLGVDYAATEGNWSTGQLSYTARATVIPGVSLGAGVSHGLGPAGPLALQLSATLDSAHWGLTYAAGGATSGGADHVVAVRLSGQKYPAPRLGGGTVALLDLDDRLVARGGLGALLGGLGSDPYLELMRWLDGATRDERLRGVVLKVAGLPGVDWGKADELHQAILRLRAAGKRVMAVLYQVDDKAYFVGAAADEVYALSASSLLVNGLSAQVTYLGGTMEKLGVSWDVARVGDYKTAPEQLTRRDLSPAQRETLEAFLDTQTAHDVERVTKARRLTPERLREAWSEGILTANRAKELGLVDGVLTPEEFDTRLEALVPGARYDARYSPRDERDPRWSPRRRIAVVPVLGTIVGGKSRQSPLGGELSVGAETVVLALERAQHDPSVAAIVVRVDSGGGEVLASDLMYRAVLEAKKHKPVIASMGDVAASGGYYAAMGADEVWASPTTLTGSIGVFFLKPALRGLLGDKLGVNAETIGRAPMPDLVNLWRPWTEPERKAMQAWVDSAYDDFITQVSLSRKLDKARVDAIARGRVWTGVAARERGLVDQLGGLMEAVEAARKRAGVPADEEVELKVIGDAGSFFSALGGEPGVGAVLRPAPEPLLPPTVQAFLREAGLESPWMLEPGLKAVQPYTLSVR